TTGGCCTGGTGCTGAAGGAAGTCAGGCCCAACAGTCACTGCTATACCCTGGTGAGCAACCTAGATCTCAGCGACAGTGAGTCTATGAGAGGTGACTGGGGGCTGCCGAAGAATGGTCTTCTGATGCCTCTGCTGGGTGTCATCTACCTGAATGGCAACCACGCCCCTGAGGAGAAGATCTGGAATTTCCTGAATATGCTGGGCATCTATGATGGAAGAAATCACTTCATCTTTGGAGAGCCCAGGAAGCTCATCACAGAAGATCTGGTGCGAGAAGGGTATCTGGAGTACCGCCAGGTGCCCGGCAGTGATCCCCCTCGCTATGAGTTCCTGTGGGGTCCTAAATTGCTCACAGAAACCAGCAAGATGAAGGTCTTGCAGTTTTTGGCCAAGGTCAAGGATTCGGGTCATACTGCCTTCCTGTCGCAATATGAGGATGCTTGGAGAGAGGAGGTAGAGAGCACCGGAGACAGAGGTGCGGCCAGGGCTGGCCCTTCTGCCTCACTCAGGCCTGGCACTGCTGCCTCAGCCGCTGCTGGCCCTTCTGCTTCAGCCCGGCCTGGCACTGCTGCCTCAGCCACTGCTCGCCATTCTGCTTCAGCCCGGCCTGGCACTGCTGCCTCAGCCACTGCTCGCCATTCTGCTTCAGCCCGGCCTGGCACTGCACCGTCAGCCGCTGCTCGCCATTCTGCTTCAGCCCGGCCTGGCACTGCACCCTCAGCTGCTGCTGGCCCTTCTGCTTTGGCCACTGCGCGCCCCAGGGCCAAGTCCAGCCGCTCATCTCGCCCTTAGTGTGGTCTGAAGCCCACTGTTCACTTTGTCGGTGGAGAAGCCTGTCAATCTGTGTTCCTGATATGCATCAATAACTTGTTGACTTTATTTCCCCCAATTTTCagttcttaaaatttttcaacAGAAAGGCCATTTAGATTCATGATGTAAGTATGTGAATAACATGGGTCACACACAGTTTGCTGTTTGTCAAATTTAGGagcaaaaattttgttttctcaaataAATACTGGAAATCCTCACATCACCTTTGTGATCCAGGGTGAGAATAACATCACTTAAGGATAAGAGTGTccttagaaatgcaaaaaacaccACACTAATAGAGGCTCAGAACATTAATACACTGTTAGGGAGATAGCTGAAATTTCTACAGTGTTTGGCTTGCTTTACTCTCTGGTTAGCCTCCCTCTTTGTAAATGTAAAAGAGACATACTTGCCTCTGCTTATGCTTTATGGTTTTCAAGAACGTTGGAGAATATAAATTACAGCAAATGATTTATTCGTGGCTCTTCTTTTACCCAACCATTGAGaatctgctcttcagaagtcTTCATGCTTGTACTGGTGATGTTTAGTCA
This portion of the Capra hircus breed San Clemente chromosome X unlocalized genomic scaffold, ASM170441v1, whole genome shotgun sequence genome encodes:
- the LOC102169586 gene encoding melanoma-associated antigen B2-like, encoding MPRGQKSKHRAREKRRQARAETQGLHDQATTSGGEETTSSSPPDSESGPSSSSAAGTSKGPQGAQGTTSAASARSRSGVGAEGQVQEGENSSQASAAAESSHTDLLTWKAEVLVQYMLCKYKMRALIKRSEMLKAVTRRYREQFPEILSRASERMELVFGLVLKEVRPNSHCYTLVSNLDLSDSESMRGDWGLPKNGLLMPLLGVIYLNGNHAPEEKIWNFLNMLGIYDGRNHFIFGEPRKLITEDLVREGYLEYRQVPGSDPPRYEFLWGPKLLTETSKMKVLQFLAKVKDSGHTAFLSQYEDAWREEVESTGDRGLALLPQPLLALLLQPGLALLPQPLLAILLQPGLALLPQPLLAILLQPGLALHRQPLLAILLQPGLALHPQLLLALLLWPLRAPGPSPAAHLALSVV